CAGATCTCATCTCTCCGAAAATATCATCAACATAAAATATTACCTCATCTCCAGCCTCCGCAGACGTCTCCTCAGGTCCCTCAAAAACGACCGCAAAAGAGAAGAACTCCTCGACTTCGAATTTGAACTTACACAACCCCAGGAAACGACCCTGATCCGCCAGGAAACAATTGCTGAACAACAAAAACTACTCCAACAGGCCCTCAACACCCTCACCCGCCGCCAGCGGGAAGCTATTTACCTGCGCTTCTACCAAAGCCTCAGCTACAAGGAAGTGGCCGAAATGATGGATATGCAGGTAGATTCCGTATAT
This window of the Chitinophaga sp. Cy-1792 genome carries:
- a CDS encoding RNA polymerase sigma factor; amino-acid sequence: MKEANAIRPDMHVVASHNTLWNKFRQGDRHAFSSIYDTYIDDLYHYGMHFCQDNERVRDCLQDLFQDLWSSRSHLSENIINIKYYLISSLRRRLLRSLKNDRKREELLDFEFELTQPQETTLIRQETIAEQQKLLQQALNTLTRRQREAIYLRFYQSLSYKEVAEMMDMQVDSVYNTISKAITILKKTVTLPVVLFFLHK